CAGCTGGCGGAAGCGGAGGTGGAGGCCACGCTGGAAGCGTTGCCCGAGCCGCTGCGGGCCCGGGCGCGGGAAGTGCCGGTCACGTTCGAGCGCCGGCCCGGCAGGGAACTCCGGGAGGAGGGTTACGCGCCGGATACCCTGGGCATGTTCACCGGTGCACCGTACGGCGAGGAGGGACTTGTGCCGTTGCCGCCGCAGATTTTGTTGTTCCTGCTCAATCTCTGGGAATTTGCCGGCGGTGACGAGGAGGCCTTTCGCGAGGAGGTCCGAACCACGTACCTGCACGAACTGGGGCATTACCTTGGCTTGAGCGAGGACGAGCTGACCGAGCGCGGCCTGGAATGACCGGGCGTGGGTGGTTGGGGGAGTTTGGCTCGAACGTTTTTCCGATCTGCCGCCCGGGCGGATGTGAGTTAGATTCGGTTTTGTGAACGCCGGGTTGGGATGGATCGCGAGGGCACGGGCAGACATCTGCGCGGGTGCGATGGGAATCCTCTGCCTTTTGCCGTGCGGGGTTTTGGTCGCCGCGGCCGGTCCGGGGCCCGTGGCCATCAGCAATGAGGTTTTGACCGTGCAGTGGGATCCGACCGCCGGATGCATCATGCTGGCGCGGCAACCGGAGGGCGGGGAGTTTTTGCGGGTGCGGCCGGGTGGCCCGGCGGTCGTGGGCGTCGAACGCAGGGAAGTACAGGATGCGGATCTGGGCCGGGGCCAGGCGTTGGAGCTGCGCCAGGCCGGGGGCGGCCGGTTTCGGCTCGAGCTTTATCCCGGCCACGCTTTTGTGTTTGGTCGGGTCACATATCCGTCTTCGATGTTTGAGGACGGGTGGCTGCGGCGGTGGGAGCTTTGGGAGGGGACGGTTTCTGTGGCCACCGATCCCGGGGCATGGCGTGTGCTCGGGACCGGGGGGTTGGCGTCTCCGGATCGGAGTGCGGGTTCGTACGTGTGGCTGGCGGTGGCGCGGCCGCAGTCGCGGTCCGGCCTGGTGCTGGGATGGATCACGCAGGACCGGGGCAGCGGGGTATGGTTTCCGTCGCAGACGACCAGCGGCATCGAGGTTCGTGCCCGACTCGATTATGGTCGGGTTCAACTCGACCCGGGCGTGGAGGTCCGGTCGGAAACCTGGGCTGCGGGCTGGTTCGAGGACGCGCGGCTCGGTCTGGAACAGTGGGCCGACCTTGTGGCGCTGCGGTACCGGATCCGGTTACCGTCCCAACCTTCGGGCTATTGCACGTGGTATTCGAGACCCCACGGCGGTGCGTCGGACGAGGTGCACCTGAAGCAACTGGCCGAACTGGCCGCCCGTGAACTGGCTCCGTTCGGTTTCCAGGTGGTTCAGATTGACGACCGGTGGCAGGCCGGCTTTTCCACCAACGGGCCCCGCCGCAATTTCACCACCCACGATCCCCGGGGGCCTTATCCGTCGGGCATGAAAGCGGCCGCCGACCACCTGCGCAGTCTGGGGCTTGTGCCCGGGCTCTGGTTCATGCCCTTTGCGGGTACGTGGTATGATCCCTGGTTTGCGCCGCACCAGGACTGGTTCGTGCGCCGTGAAGACGGTTCGCCCTATGAAACCGTTTGGGGCGGGACCTGCCTGGACCTGACCCATCCCGGGGCGCGCGACCATGTCGAGGCGGTCACGCGCCGCATTGTGCACGAGTGGGGGTTCCGATACCTCAAACTGGACGGGCTGTGGACCGGCAGCGCCACCCGCCAGCAATACATCAACAGCGGGTACAAGGAGGATTTCATGGGAGACGCGCGGTTCCATGACCCGCGCCGATCGAATCTCGAGGTGCTGCGGGACGGACTCAAGCTGGTCCGTGCCGCCGCCGGTCCGGACGTATTCCTGCTGGGCTGCAATGCGGCCCAAAACATGCGGGCCTATGCGGCGGCCATCGGTTGCGTGGATGCCATGCGAGTGGGACCGGACAACGGCCCCGAATGGGACCGGCTGATCCGCGGTCCGCTGTTCAGCTCGCGCCAGTACTTTCTCAACGGCCGCGTCTGGTACAACGACCCCGACCCGGTGTACGTGCGGTCGGCGGTGCCTCTCGAACAGGCGCGTCTGATCTGTTCCTGGGTCAACCTCAGCGGCAACCTGTGGATGAACAGTGACTGGCTGCCGGACCTGCCTCCGGAAAGACTCGACATCCTCAAGCGCACCCTGCCGCCCCACGGACATCTTGCCCGGCCTGTGGACCTGTTCGAGCGCGAACCTGCACGCATCTGGGTGGTCCGGGAAAATTCGGCGGGCACCGGGCGCGTGGTTGTGGGCCTGTTCAACTGGGACGCCGAGCCCTGGAAAGCCGATGTTCCACTGGCCGGGCTCGGGCTGGATCCGACGCGACCCTGGGAAACGTATGAATTTTGGGAAGACCGCCCGGGCGGTCGGGTGCAAACCCGGTTGCAGTGGGAAGTTCCGGCCCGGGCGTGTCGTGTACTGATGTTTCGCCCGGCTGCAGATCATCCCCAGGTGCTCAGCACTTCCCGGCACGTGACCCAGGGCTTGGTGGACGTGCAGGGTGAAACCTGGGAGCAAAGCAGCCGCAGCCTTTCGGGTCGGAGCGCCATCGTTCGTGGGGACCCCTACGAACTGCGCATTGTGCTGCCGGAAACCACTTCCTTCACCGACCTGCCGCGCGTGGAGATCGTTCTCGTCACGGCCTCGGGTGAGACTTTCCCGGTGACACCGGAACCGGTCCGGCGCGAGGGCCGTCTCCTGCGGGTGCGGTGGCGTCCCGATCAGGGAGGGACCGTTCGCTGGCGCGTGCAGTGGCCGTGATCCGGCAGGGCCGGGCCACGGCCCGCACACCGTTTCCTTCGAAACCCGCGCCCGGGTGTTGCGCTGAACGGAACGGTCAGGTCAGACGCCACGGCGCCCGCAGCTCCCGCGAAAGCAGTCGGCTGGCCTGCGGATCGCCCAGGATGATCTCCTTGTTGGGGTCCCAGCGGATCTTTCGACCCAGCAGTAACGCGATCAGCCCGAGATGGCCGGGGATGGCCGAACGATGCGCCACTTCGACCGGTGTGATCGTGGGTTTCCGGGATTTGACGCAGTCCAGGAAGTTTCGGAAGTGTCCCGGGGACTCGTAGAGCTTGACCTTCCGGAGGTCGTCGGGCAGGGAGCGGCGTTCGTTCCACTCGGGGTTGGACGACTCAAAGGCGTTGCCGCGGTTGACCCACACCCAACCGTCGGTTCCGATCCATTTGGTGCCGCTGCGGATGTCCTCGTGGCCCCCGGCGATCACGACCTCGATGCCTCCCGGATACCTGGCGGTGAGACGGTATCGGGTACAGGTGTTCCAAATCGCCTTCGCCGGGGGAAACTCGCCCACGCCCTCGATCTCCAGCGGGCCGATCTGGTCGTCATTGCCCAGGCCCCAATGGGCGATGTCGCAGTGGTGCCCGATCCAGTCCAGCAACTGGCCGCCGCCCACGTTGTAGTTCCAGCGCCAGTTCATGTGCGCCCGGACCTCGATGTAGGGTTCCATCTGCGAGGGGCCGAGCCACATGTCCCAGTCCAGCTCCGGTGGTGGATCGGACACGGCGGCCTCCCAGGCCGGTGTGCCGGGCACGACCTCCGCCGGGTTCCGAGGTGCGCCGGGGATGCGAGCCATCTTTTCCTGGAAAGCCTTCAGCGTGCCGGCGAAATCGTGATGTCCCGCCGGCAGGCCCACCTCGACCCGCTGGATTTTGCCGATCAAACCGTTTCGCACAATCTCGCAGGCGTAGCGGAAGTGTCGTTCCGAGCGTTGCCAGGAACCGGTCTGCCAGATCCGACCGTACTGGCGCACGGCCCGCACGATGGCCTGTTGTTCCGCGATGGTCCGGGCCAGGGGCTTTTCTCCGTAGATGTCCTTGCCCTGCCGTGCCGCCTCCACCGACATGATCCCGTGCCAGTTGTCCGGCACCGCCAACATCACCGCGTCAATGTCCTTGCGGGCGAACATCTCCCGGAAATCGGTGTAAGCCTTGCAGTCCTTGTTACCGTAGTGGCGGTTGATGGTGTCCACGGCCGCTTGCAAACGGCCCTTGTGAACGTCACAGGCGGCCACCACCTGGCAATCTTTCTCGACCAGAAACCCGCGGGTGTTGCTGGGCCCCTGCATGCCCCAGCCCACAATTCCCATGGTGATCCGCTCGGACGGTGCAGGTCGGCCGTTGGCTCCCAGGGCGCTGGCAGGGATGATGGTGGGAAACGCCACGGCTGCGGCCGCCGTGGAAAGGAAGGTACGTCGGCTGATC
This DNA window, taken from Limisphaera ngatamarikiensis, encodes the following:
- a CDS encoding glycoside hydrolase family 36 protein; amino-acid sequence: MNAGLGWIARARADICAGAMGILCLLPCGVLVAAAGPGPVAISNEVLTVQWDPTAGCIMLARQPEGGEFLRVRPGGPAVVGVERREVQDADLGRGQALELRQAGGGRFRLELYPGHAFVFGRVTYPSSMFEDGWLRRWELWEGTVSVATDPGAWRVLGTGGLASPDRSAGSYVWLAVARPQSRSGLVLGWITQDRGSGVWFPSQTTSGIEVRARLDYGRVQLDPGVEVRSETWAAGWFEDARLGLEQWADLVALRYRIRLPSQPSGYCTWYSRPHGGASDEVHLKQLAELAARELAPFGFQVVQIDDRWQAGFSTNGPRRNFTTHDPRGPYPSGMKAAADHLRSLGLVPGLWFMPFAGTWYDPWFAPHQDWFVRREDGSPYETVWGGTCLDLTHPGARDHVEAVTRRIVHEWGFRYLKLDGLWTGSATRQQYINSGYKEDFMGDARFHDPRRSNLEVLRDGLKLVRAAAGPDVFLLGCNAAQNMRAYAAAIGCVDAMRVGPDNGPEWDRLIRGPLFSSRQYFLNGRVWYNDPDPVYVRSAVPLEQARLICSWVNLSGNLWMNSDWLPDLPPERLDILKRTLPPHGHLARPVDLFEREPARIWVVRENSAGTGRVVVGLFNWDAEPWKADVPLAGLGLDPTRPWETYEFWEDRPGGRVQTRLQWEVPARACRVLMFRPAADHPQVLSTSRHVTQGLVDVQGETWEQSSRSLSGRSAIVRGDPYELRIVLPETTSFTDLPRVEIVLVTASGETFPVTPEPVRREGRLLRVRWRPDQGGTVRWRVQWP
- a CDS encoding metallopeptidase family protein, with translation MQPCWQRLRQLAEAEVEATLEALPEPLRARAREVPVTFERRPGRELREEGYAPDTLGMFTGAPYGEEGLVPLPPQILLFLLNLWEFAGGDEEAFREEVRTTYLHELGHYLGLSEDELTERGLE
- a CDS encoding Gfo/Idh/MocA family protein; amino-acid sequence: MKTNRSQPRRISRRTFLSTAAAAVAFPTIIPASALGANGRPAPSERITMGIVGWGMQGPSNTRGFLVEKDCQVVAACDVHKGRLQAAVDTINRHYGNKDCKAYTDFREMFARKDIDAVMLAVPDNWHGIMSVEAARQGKDIYGEKPLARTIAEQQAIVRAVRQYGRIWQTGSWQRSERHFRYACEIVRNGLIGKIQRVEVGLPAGHHDFAGTLKAFQEKMARIPGAPRNPAEVVPGTPAWEAAVSDPPPELDWDMWLGPSQMEPYIEVRAHMNWRWNYNVGGGQLLDWIGHHCDIAHWGLGNDDQIGPLEIEGVGEFPPAKAIWNTCTRYRLTARYPGGIEVVIAGGHEDIRSGTKWIGTDGWVWVNRGNAFESSNPEWNERRSLPDDLRKVKLYESPGHFRNFLDCVKSRKPTITPVEVAHRSAIPGHLGLIALLLGRKIRWDPNKEIILGDPQASRLLSRELRAPWRLT